Proteins encoded together in one Hymenobacter monticola window:
- a CDS encoding alpha/beta hydrolase family protein, producing MLSKSCFLPLVAALLATPACKSTAAEPAAPTEAEANAAVLTGSTLIGEYSAATLAGRVQGVPLAGSLVRYPIKVYRLTYRTRTPEGAETTASGAVLVPVAGAAPLPVLSYQHGTIAPSSEGQAPSHYAAGSDVWSVVSVVASTGFVVSAPDYLGYGASKALPHPYEHAASLASASADMLRATREFCEKQKVSVNQKNYLLGYSEGGYATMALHRLLEEKYATTLPVAASAPGAGAYHKSAFARYILGATQPLNFLSSYVWVLRTYDRLYTLNRPFAFYYQEPYATQLQANPFASVPSQQSQLFAGPFRQAVLNNSDPGLKAALADNDLYDWKPRAPLALFHGTADDYVPFFNSQDAYDAMQRRGATQVELHPIPGGNHFSSAVQYTLGAYLFISQH from the coding sequence TTGCTTTCTAAGTCCTGTTTCCTGCCCTTAGTCGCGGCCCTGCTCGCTACGCCGGCCTGCAAATCCACCGCCGCCGAACCTGCTGCCCCTACCGAAGCCGAGGCCAACGCCGCCGTGCTCACCGGCAGCACGCTCATTGGTGAATACAGCGCCGCCACCCTGGCCGGCCGCGTGCAGGGCGTGCCGCTGGCCGGCTCGCTGGTGCGCTACCCCATCAAGGTGTACCGCCTCACCTACCGCACCCGTACCCCAGAAGGCGCCGAAACCACCGCCTCCGGCGCGGTGCTGGTGCCCGTGGCCGGCGCCGCGCCGCTGCCGGTGCTCAGCTACCAGCACGGCACCATTGCGCCCAGCAGCGAGGGCCAGGCCCCGTCGCACTATGCCGCGGGCTCCGATGTGTGGTCGGTGGTGTCGGTGGTGGCGTCCACGGGCTTCGTGGTATCGGCCCCCGACTACCTGGGCTACGGCGCCTCCAAGGCCCTGCCCCACCCCTACGAGCACGCCGCCTCCCTGGCCTCCGCCTCGGCCGACATGCTGCGGGCCACCCGCGAGTTCTGCGAAAAGCAGAAGGTGAGTGTGAACCAGAAAAACTACCTGCTCGGCTACTCCGAGGGCGGCTACGCCACTATGGCCCTGCACCGGCTGCTCGAAGAAAAGTACGCCACCACCCTGCCCGTGGCGGCCAGCGCGCCCGGCGCCGGGGCCTACCACAAGTCGGCCTTCGCCCGCTACATCCTGGGCGCCACCCAGCCGCTCAATTTTCTGAGCTCTTACGTATGGGTGCTGCGCACTTACGACCGGCTCTACACCCTGAACCGCCCCTTCGCCTTTTACTACCAAGAGCCCTACGCCACGCAGTTGCAAGCTAACCCCTTTGCCTCTGTGCCCAGCCAGCAAAGCCAGCTCTTCGCGGGTCCGTTCCGCCAGGCCGTCCTCAATAACTCGGACCCTGGCCTGAAGGCCGCCCTGGCCGACAACGACCTCTACGACTGGAAGCCCCGCGCGCCCCTGGCCCTCTTCCACGGCACCGCCGACGATTACGTGCCCTTCTTCAACTCGCAGGACGCCTATGACGCCATGCAGCGCCGCGGCGCCACCCAGGTCGAGCTGCACCCCATCCCCGGCGGCAACCACTTCTCTTCGGCTGTACAATACACACTGGGGGCATACCTGTTCATCAGCCAGCACTAA
- a CDS encoding PAS domain-containing sensor histidine kinase: MPLPDLLPVFNAQPGATLLLSPDWVIVGASDDYLAATLTQRDAIVGQYIFDAFPDNPLAPEANAVANVRASLARVMATRQPHDMAPQHYDVPDRAQPGRFVERHWLPRHTPVLDAAGQVQFIIQSVQDITASRVAARQLRESQASEQAARAEAEHHRLELRHFLEVAPVAVAIYHGPHHRVELANATTLAIWGRPREAVLHRPVFEVMPEAATPDVLAIFERVFTTGTSLTANEQPTIIHRHGRQEVVYWNMVFEPQRGPDGQVSGIFTVGTEVTEQVRARQQVEQLNLALETRVQERTAAMQESEARFRTMADAAPNQVWAVHPDGSIRYTNRAFLDFVGLETGEQYAATGWTPYLHPDERELAQATLVQAIAQRQPYVLEHRMRRHDGQYRWLLAQGAPSYLPGGELYGYVGSAIDITELKQANEQLRRTNADLDNFIYTASHDLRAPISNIEGLLYLLRHELPPDLVAAHDTIGPTLARMLDSVERFKRTIDHLTDVSKLQKEHAPAISAVDLAAVVESVCLDLAPLLRETNAELGVHLDGLPAIAFSEKNLRSVVYNLLSNALKYRHPDRRPHVDVRGHRRSGFTVLEVHDNGLGIAPHQVPKLFTMFQRFHDHVEGSGVGLYMVKRMVENAGGRIEVHSQLGAGTTFFVHLPHADSGQP, encoded by the coding sequence ATGCCGCTGCCCGACCTGCTACCTGTTTTCAATGCTCAGCCCGGCGCCACCCTGTTGCTGTCGCCGGACTGGGTGATTGTGGGCGCCAGCGACGACTACCTAGCCGCCACCCTGACCCAGCGGGACGCCATCGTGGGCCAATACATTTTCGACGCCTTTCCCGACAACCCGCTCGCGCCCGAGGCCAACGCCGTGGCCAACGTGCGCGCCTCCCTGGCCCGGGTGATGGCCACGCGCCAGCCCCACGACATGGCCCCGCAGCACTACGACGTGCCCGACCGCGCACAGCCCGGCCGGTTTGTGGAGCGCCACTGGCTGCCGCGCCACACGCCCGTGCTCGACGCGGCCGGCCAGGTGCAATTCATCATTCAATCGGTGCAGGACATCACCGCCAGCCGCGTGGCCGCGCGGCAGCTGCGCGAAAGCCAGGCCAGTGAGCAGGCGGCCCGCGCCGAGGCCGAGCACCACCGCCTCGAGCTCCGGCATTTCCTGGAAGTGGCCCCCGTGGCCGTGGCGATATACCACGGGCCCCACCACCGCGTGGAGCTGGCCAACGCCACCACCCTGGCCATCTGGGGGCGCCCGCGGGAGGCGGTGCTGCACCGGCCCGTGTTTGAAGTGATGCCTGAAGCCGCCACGCCCGACGTGCTGGCCATCTTCGAGCGCGTGTTCACCACGGGCACCTCCCTCACGGCCAACGAGCAGCCCACCATCATTCACCGGCACGGCCGGCAGGAAGTGGTGTACTGGAACATGGTATTTGAGCCCCAACGCGGGCCCGACGGGCAGGTGAGCGGCATTTTCACCGTGGGCACCGAAGTGACCGAGCAGGTGCGCGCCCGCCAGCAAGTGGAGCAGCTCAACCTAGCGCTCGAAACCCGCGTGCAGGAGCGCACGGCTGCGATGCAGGAAAGCGAAGCCCGCTTCCGGACCATGGCCGACGCCGCCCCCAACCAGGTGTGGGCCGTGCACCCGGACGGGTCCATCCGCTACACCAACCGAGCCTTTCTCGACTTTGTGGGGCTGGAAACCGGCGAGCAATACGCGGCCACCGGCTGGACTCCCTACCTGCACCCCGACGAGCGGGAGCTGGCCCAGGCCACCCTGGTACAGGCCATTGCGCAGCGCCAGCCCTACGTGCTGGAGCACCGCATGCGCCGCCACGACGGGCAATACCGCTGGCTGCTGGCCCAGGGGGCACCCAGCTACCTGCCCGGCGGCGAGCTGTACGGCTACGTGGGCTCGGCCATCGACATCACCGAGCTTAAGCAAGCCAACGAGCAGCTGCGGCGCACCAACGCCGACCTCGACAACTTCATTTACACCGCCTCGCACGACTTGCGGGCCCCCATCAGCAACATCGAGGGCCTGCTCTACCTGCTGCGCCACGAGCTGCCGCCGGACCTGGTGGCCGCGCACGATACCATTGGCCCCACCCTCGCCCGCATGCTCGATTCGGTGGAACGCTTCAAGCGCACCATCGACCACCTCACCGATGTATCCAAGCTGCAGAAGGAGCACGCTCCGGCCATCAGCGCCGTGGACCTGGCCGCCGTGGTGGAAAGCGTGTGCCTCGACCTGGCCCCGCTGCTGCGCGAAACCAACGCCGAGCTCGGCGTGCACCTCGACGGCTTGCCGGCCATTGCGTTTTCGGAAAAAAACCTGCGCTCGGTGGTGTACAACCTGCTCAGCAACGCGCTCAAGTACCGCCACCCCGACCGCCGTCCCCACGTGGACGTGCGCGGCCACCGGCGCAGCGGTTTCACGGTACTCGAAGTGCACGACAACGGCCTGGGCATTGCGCCCCACCAAGTGCCCAAGCTGTTCACCATGTTCCAGCGCTTCCACGACCACGTGGAGGGCTCGGGCGTGGGCCTCTACATGGTGAAGCGCATGGTGGAAAACGCCGGCGGCCGCATCGAAGTGCACTCGCAGCTTGGGGCCGGCACCACCTTCTTCGTGCACCTGCCCCACGCCGACAGCGGCCAACCGTAA
- a CDS encoding SDR family oxidoreductase, protein MKSALVTGANKGIGLEVAKQLAQQGFYVYLGSRSLASGEAAAQQLRAAGLTAVEAVQLDVTNPKSIQAARAAVGAKTPVLDVLVNNAGISGGQPQGALQATPEQFRAVFETNVFGVAGVTQAFLDLLQPAPQPRIVNVSTAMASLSLYADLDNSNFAFRVPVYQASKAALNMYTLNLAHELRGTPFKVNAVCPGYTQTDFTDHQGTSTPAEAGARIVKYALLGPDGPTGQYFSEEYFPAPATCPW, encoded by the coding sequence ATGAAGTCAGCATTGGTAACCGGCGCAAACAAAGGCATTGGCCTGGAAGTGGCCAAACAACTCGCCCAACAGGGTTTTTACGTGTACCTCGGCAGCCGTAGCCTGGCCAGCGGCGAGGCGGCGGCGCAGCAGCTTCGGGCCGCCGGCCTCACTGCTGTCGAAGCGGTGCAGCTGGACGTCACCAACCCCAAATCCATCCAGGCCGCCCGGGCGGCGGTGGGGGCCAAAACCCCGGTGCTGGACGTGCTGGTGAACAACGCCGGCATTTCGGGCGGGCAGCCGCAAGGGGCTTTGCAGGCCACGCCGGAGCAGTTTCGGGCCGTGTTCGAAACCAATGTGTTTGGCGTGGCCGGCGTCACGCAGGCTTTCCTCGACTTGCTGCAGCCGGCACCGCAACCGCGCATCGTGAACGTGAGCACCGCCATGGCCTCGCTCTCGCTCTACGCCGACCTCGACAACTCAAATTTCGCCTTTCGGGTCCCCGTGTACCAAGCCTCCAAAGCGGCCCTGAACATGTACACCCTCAACCTGGCGCACGAGCTGCGCGGCACCCCGTTCAAAGTAAACGCCGTGTGCCCGGGCTACACCCAAACCGACTTCACGGACCACCAGGGCACCAGCACGCCCGCCGAGGCCGGCGCCCGCATCGTGAAATACGCCCTGCTGGGCCCGGACGGCCCCACCGGCCAGTATTTCAGCGAAGAATATTTCCCCGCCCCGGCCACCTGCCCGTGGTGA
- a CDS encoding helix-turn-helix domain-containing protein, translated as MTSKQINPYANLLAVCRGDQRYGGEKTYHDHVLVHVRAGELRVVLADRTHHCGAGDTVLLPRNQPATLIKYPQAGAPYQAVVLTLPTAQVRAYYAGHAPAPAQRATTGLLVFAQHPLLQSLFASLLPYLELEHRLPEALLALKTTEVLEVLRTLDPHSDGVLADFAEPGKLNLVAFMEANYRFNLPLATFSRLTGRSLTTFKRDFKKAFQLSPQRWLTQKRLALAHYQLAEKSRKPVELYLEVGFENLAHFSHAFKKQFGYPPTFLPAPGGAHPPAAG; from the coding sequence ATGACCTCGAAGCAAATCAATCCCTACGCCAACCTGCTGGCCGTGTGCCGCGGCGACCAGCGCTACGGGGGCGAGAAAACCTACCACGACCACGTGCTGGTGCACGTGCGGGCCGGCGAGCTGCGCGTGGTGCTGGCCGACCGCACCCATCACTGCGGCGCCGGCGACACGGTGCTGCTGCCCCGCAACCAGCCCGCCACCCTCATCAAGTACCCGCAAGCCGGCGCCCCCTACCAGGCCGTGGTGCTGACGCTGCCCACCGCCCAGGTGCGGGCCTACTACGCCGGGCACGCGCCCGCGCCCGCCCAGCGGGCCACCACCGGCCTGCTGGTGTTTGCCCAGCACCCGCTGCTGCAGAGCCTCTTCGCCTCGCTGCTGCCCTACCTGGAGCTGGAGCACCGCCTGCCGGAAGCCCTGCTGGCCCTCAAAACCACCGAGGTGCTGGAAGTGCTGCGCACCCTCGACCCGCATAGCGACGGCGTGCTGGCCGACTTCGCCGAGCCCGGCAAGCTGAACCTGGTGGCGTTTATGGAAGCCAACTACCGCTTCAACCTGCCCCTGGCCACGTTCAGCCGCCTCACCGGCCGCAGCCTCACCACCTTCAAGCGCGACTTCAAAAAAGCCTTCCAGCTGAGCCCCCAGCGTTGGCTCACGCAGAAGCGCCTGGCGCTGGCCCACTACCAGCTGGCCGAAAAAAGCCGCAAGCCTGTGGAATTGTACCTGGAGGTGGGCTTCGAAAACCTCGCGCATTTCTCCCACGCGTTCAAAAAGCAGTTCGGCTACCCGCCCACGTTCCTGCCCGCCCCGGGCGGCGCCCACCCGCCAGCCGCCGGCTGA
- a CDS encoding arginase encodes MKRIKLLEVRSELGAGTRGSSMGIDALRVACLNKGSDYFRRFNSVVLPDLNHVLFEKNHFPYAKHIDSIYTVQKGIANAVEQTLRFGEFPLVLAGDHSSANATIAGIKAAYPAKTLGVIWIDAHADIHSPYTTPSGNVHGMPLAASLGVDNLKHQRNIPDPETEFFWRRLQNLAEPGPKLKPEHLVYVVVRDTEEEEDNLIEELGIKWIRLPEIKAKGSRRLTREIYEHLRFCDLVYISFDVDSLDSSFSIGTGTPVEDGLYLSEAENLCQDLLENERVVCFEMVEINPTLDNGNTMAKNAFNILEKATEAIEKRLRLEEVVSR; translated from the coding sequence ATGAAACGCATCAAACTTCTAGAAGTCCGCTCCGAACTCGGGGCCGGCACCCGCGGCTCCAGCATGGGCATCGACGCCCTGCGCGTAGCCTGCCTCAACAAAGGCTCCGATTATTTCCGCCGGTTCAATTCCGTGGTGCTGCCCGATTTGAACCACGTGCTGTTCGAGAAAAACCACTTCCCCTACGCCAAGCACATCGACAGCATCTATACCGTGCAAAAGGGCATTGCCAACGCCGTGGAGCAGACGCTGCGCTTCGGCGAGTTTCCGCTGGTGCTGGCCGGCGACCACAGCTCGGCCAACGCCACCATTGCCGGCATCAAGGCTGCCTATCCGGCCAAAACGCTGGGTGTCATCTGGATTGACGCCCACGCCGACATCCACTCGCCCTATACCACACCCAGCGGCAACGTGCACGGCATGCCCCTGGCCGCCTCGCTGGGCGTCGACAATCTCAAGCACCAGCGCAACATTCCCGACCCGGAAACCGAGTTCTTCTGGCGCCGCCTCCAAAACCTGGCCGAGCCCGGCCCCAAGCTCAAGCCCGAGCACCTGGTGTACGTGGTGGTGCGCGACACCGAGGAGGAGGAGGATAACCTCATCGAAGAGCTGGGCATCAAGTGGATTCGGCTGCCCGAAATCAAGGCCAAGGGTTCGCGCCGCCTCACCCGCGAGATTTACGAGCACCTGCGCTTCTGCGATTTGGTCTACATTTCCTTCGACGTAGATAGTCTCGATTCGAGCTTCAGCATCGGCACGGGCACGCCCGTGGAAGACGGCCTCTACCTCTCCGAAGCCGAAAACCTTTGCCAAGACCTGCTGGAAAACGAGCGGGTGGTGTGCTTTGAGATGGTCGAAATCAACCCCACGCTAGATAACGGGAATACGATGGCGAAGAATGCCTTCAATATTCTGGAAAAAGCCACGGAAGCCATTGAGAAACGGCTGCGGCTGGAGGAAGTGGTCAGCCGGTAG
- a CDS encoding FG-GAP-like repeat-containing protein — MIKLLPIRFVRVGALLALAADFLPGAATAQPIVTSLTPARNAQAAASTNVTAGLSQALDARSTRALRVFSAQTGGKKAGVASLNGNSLVFNPTIDFKAGETVWATLDTAARTAGRVPLAAPQVWQFTAASGGTGVFSGGTVTTVSGNAALVMGDVDGDGDLDLLTGDLNRYTAHVGISLNDGTGTFEPAADLPSTSTVASTALGDLDGDGDLDLVTSGMDRATNSRSMYSVYLNNGNGSFAAPVAQYGGQAGAAITLVDLDGDSDLDLVHGTQAMLNDGRGTFAGALLNSPAISVMAAGDVDNDGDVDILGITNTTSLSVRLNNGRGTFTSGSSSPYAGPGPWKMRTADVDGDGDLDVVTSNLSLSGNYSITILLNNGSGGFGNLRTLPGGADFVLSNLDADGDIDLLVLNRATMVAETWRNDGLGVFSKTADTALGTLAPELLAAADVDDDGDVDLIAGSGDVYVLRNGGNAPAPYAVTVVAPAANRPAARNAAVSVTFSTAMGGAVASGGAVRAFSAQAGGRKAGTAAATASTLAFAPATPFKPGEVVDATVSKTARSAAGLPLAQPYVWQFTAAVSGGTGRFNSGPVLSAGLGGVEPVYSTLADIDGDQDLDLVTSYSSSPNVPVGVRLNNGTGGFGASAPLLGTLVCGDFFNMADVDNDGDLDFVGFTVNGATTALTSNFVWLNNGQGQFTALSTLPHPVSSSFRNHGALGDIDGDGDLDMVDGYVRFNDGRGNFYGAAYVPNFANAFQHALADLDGDGDLDWVIYYNSINFGTTWYRNDGTGTFSNETVLNPRGRNDAIFARDLDGDGDVDLLESERNRGIHALFNNGQGVFSSGPFYVTTAGDFATSAVGDVDGDGDLDVIQQNLLARELLLNDGQGGFSPGAALPSGNGSLIRGSQPAMGDVDGDGDLDFIDTGLSATLWTVQFNANATASRGPQAEPTFQAWPNPVPRGAAIQIKIPQAATAVLTVRTLLGQTVSTQTLSGADARLDTGALAPGVYALTLQRPNLLPSTQRITIE; from the coding sequence ATGATAAAACTTCTACCTATTCGATTTGTCCGAGTTGGCGCATTGCTGGCCCTTGCGGCGGACTTCCTGCCCGGGGCAGCCACGGCGCAACCCATCGTAACCAGCTTAACGCCCGCCCGCAATGCGCAGGCCGCGGCCAGCACCAACGTAACGGCTGGGCTCTCGCAAGCCCTGGATGCCCGCTCTACCCGCGCCCTGCGGGTTTTTAGTGCCCAAACGGGCGGCAAGAAAGCCGGCGTGGCCAGCCTGAACGGCAATTCGTTGGTTTTCAACCCGACAATCGACTTCAAAGCCGGCGAAACCGTGTGGGCCACGCTGGATACGGCGGCCCGCACCGCTGGGCGGGTGCCGCTGGCAGCCCCGCAGGTGTGGCAGTTCACTGCTGCTTCGGGGGGCACGGGCGTCTTCAGCGGCGGCACGGTGACCACGGTGTCGGGCAACGCGGCGCTGGTGATGGGCGACGTGGACGGCGACGGCGACCTGGACCTGCTCACCGGCGACCTGAACAGGTACACCGCGCACGTGGGCATCAGCCTCAACGACGGCACCGGCACGTTTGAGCCCGCGGCGGACCTGCCCTCGACCTCCACGGTCGCATCAACTGCCCTGGGCGACCTCGACGGCGACGGCGACCTGGATTTAGTGACGAGTGGCATGGACCGCGCCACCAACTCCAGGTCGATGTATTCGGTGTATTTAAACAACGGCAACGGCAGTTTTGCCGCCCCGGTGGCCCAATACGGAGGCCAAGCGGGGGCCGCCATCACTCTGGTCGACCTGGACGGCGACAGTGATTTGGACCTCGTGCACGGAACGCAAGCCATGCTAAACGACGGCCGGGGCACCTTTGCCGGCGCGCTACTAAACTCGCCGGCCATCTCGGTGATGGCCGCGGGCGACGTGGACAACGACGGCGACGTGGACATTCTGGGCATCACCAACACAACTTCTCTGAGCGTGCGGCTCAACAACGGGCGGGGCACATTCACCAGCGGCAGCAGCAGCCCGTACGCCGGCCCAGGCCCCTGGAAGATGAGAACAGCCGATGTCGACGGTGATGGCGACTTGGACGTGGTCACGTCCAACCTGTCGCTTAGTGGCAACTATTCCATCACCATCCTGCTGAACAACGGCAGCGGGGGCTTCGGCAACCTGCGCACGCTGCCGGGCGGAGCAGATTTTGTGCTCTCCAACCTCGACGCCGACGGCGACATCGACCTGCTGGTGCTCAACCGCGCCACGATGGTGGCCGAAACCTGGCGCAACGACGGGTTGGGTGTTTTCAGCAAAACCGCCGACACGGCCCTGGGCACGTTGGCGCCCGAGCTGCTGGCCGCCGCTGACGTGGACGACGACGGCGACGTCGATTTAATTGCGGGCAGTGGCGACGTGTACGTGCTGCGCAACGGCGGCAACGCGCCGGCGCCCTACGCCGTGACGGTGGTAGCCCCCGCCGCCAACCGTCCCGCCGCCCGCAACGCCGCTGTTTCGGTTACTTTTTCGACGGCCATGGGCGGGGCGGTTGCTTCGGGGGGCGCCGTGCGGGCGTTTAGCGCGCAGGCCGGGGGGCGCAAGGCCGGCACGGCGGCGGCCACGGCCAGCACCCTGGCGTTTGCGCCGGCCACGCCTTTCAAGCCGGGCGAGGTGGTGGACGCCACGGTTTCGAAAACGGCGCGCAGCGCGGCGGGCCTGCCGCTGGCCCAGCCCTACGTGTGGCAGTTCACGGCGGCGGTGAGTGGCGGCACCGGCCGCTTCAACAGCGGGCCGGTGCTGTCGGCGGGTCTGGGCGGGGTCGAGCCCGTCTACTCGACGCTGGCCGACATCGACGGCGACCAGGACCTGGACCTCGTCACTTCCTACTCGTCGTCGCCTAATGTGCCGGTGGGCGTGCGGCTCAACAACGGGACCGGCGGGTTTGGGGCATCGGCGCCGCTGCTGGGCACCCTGGTTTGTGGCGATTTTTTCAACATGGCCGACGTCGACAACGACGGCGACCTGGATTTCGTGGGCTTCACCGTGAACGGCGCTACGACGGCGCTGACATCCAATTTTGTGTGGCTCAACAACGGCCAGGGCCAATTCACTGCCCTCAGCACCCTGCCCCACCCCGTTTCTTCCTCCTTCCGAAACCACGGAGCGCTGGGCGACATCGACGGCGACGGCGACCTGGACATGGTGGATGGGTACGTCCGCTTCAACGACGGCCGGGGCAACTTCTACGGGGCCGCCTATGTGCCCAACTTCGCAAACGCTTTTCAGCACGCGCTGGCCGACCTGGACGGGGACGGCGACCTGGACTGGGTCATTTATTATAACTCGATTAACTTCGGCACCACCTGGTATCGCAACGACGGTACGGGCACGTTTTCCAACGAAACCGTGCTGAATCCGCGCGGGCGGAACGACGCCATCTTTGCCCGGGATTTGGACGGCGACGGGGATGTGGACCTGCTGGAGTCCGAACGCAACCGGGGCATTCACGCCTTGTTCAACAACGGCCAGGGCGTGTTCAGCAGCGGGCCATTCTACGTGACAACGGCGGGCGACTTTGCAACCTCGGCCGTGGGCGATGTGGACGGCGACGGCGACCTGGACGTCATCCAACAAAACCTGTTGGCGCGGGAACTGCTGCTCAACGATGGCCAGGGCGGCTTCAGCCCCGGGGCTGCCCTCCCCAGCGGCAACGGCTCCCTAATTCGGGGCAGCCAGCCGGCCATGGGCGACGTGGACGGCGACGGCGACCTGGATTTCATCGATACCGGCCTCAGTGCCACCCTATGGACGGTGCAGTTCAATGCCAATGCCACCGCCAGCCGGGGGCCGCAGGCCGAGCCGACGTTCCAGGCCTGGCCCAACCCCGTGCCCCGGGGCGCGGCCATCCAAATCAAAATTCCGCAGGCGGCCACGGCGGTGCTCACCGTGCGCACGCTGCTGGGCCAAACGGTAAGTACTCAGACTCTCAGTGGTGCAGATGCCCGTCTGGATACCGGCGCCCTGGCCCCGGGAGTTTACGCCCTGACGTTGCAGCGGCCCAATCTGCTTCCCAGCACACAGCGCATCACCATCGAATAG
- a CDS encoding diacylglycerol/lipid kinase family protein, which produces MPDSASALRFLFVVNPGSGSTDKTDWDTTIRDYFAPLPHTADVFRLSGHDDGAALRAEADRRHPDRLVAVGGDGTVKLVAEVAMALNLPLALLPAGSANGMAKELDIPLDPAEALHIAVHGPEKAVDVLYLNGNDLCLHLSDIGLNAQLVRHAQTNNWRGLLGYARAAFWSLLHRRLMRVRVQCDDEQVERTAFMVVLANARVYGTGAAINPDGDLTDGQFEVVVLRRLVGRELLKMFWRFRPFDPTAVEIFSTTSVSLDLTRPVALQVDGEYRGRTAHVDAAIRPGALRVVVPPAPEAVPERPVKE; this is translated from the coding sequence ATGCCCGATTCCGCTTCAGCCCTGCGCTTCCTCTTCGTGGTTAACCCCGGCTCGGGCAGCACCGACAAAACCGACTGGGACACCACCATCCGCGACTACTTTGCCCCCCTGCCCCACACGGCCGACGTATTCCGCCTCAGCGGCCACGACGACGGCGCCGCCCTGCGCGCCGAAGCCGACCGCCGCCACCCCGACCGCCTGGTGGCCGTGGGCGGCGACGGCACCGTGAAGCTGGTGGCCGAGGTGGCCATGGCCCTCAACCTGCCCCTGGCCCTGTTGCCTGCCGGCTCGGCCAACGGCATGGCCAAGGAGTTGGACATCCCCCTTGACCCCGCCGAGGCCCTGCACATTGCCGTGCACGGCCCCGAAAAAGCCGTGGACGTGCTCTACCTCAACGGCAACGACCTATGCCTGCACCTGAGCGACATCGGCCTGAATGCCCAACTGGTGCGCCACGCCCAAACCAACAACTGGCGCGGCCTGCTGGGTTATGCGCGGGCGGCGTTCTGGTCGCTGCTCCACCGCCGGCTGATGCGGGTGCGCGTGCAGTGCGACGACGAGCAAGTAGAGCGCACGGCCTTCATGGTGGTGCTGGCCAATGCCCGCGTGTACGGCACCGGCGCTGCCATCAACCCCGACGGCGACCTCACCGACGGCCAATTTGAAGTGGTGGTGCTGCGCCGCCTGGTGGGCCGCGAGCTGCTGAAAATGTTCTGGCGCTTTCGCCCCTTCGACCCCACAGCCGTCGAAATCTTTAGCACCACGTCGGTTAGCCTCGACCTCACGCGCCCCGTGGCCTTGCAGGTCGACGGCGAATACCGGGGCCGCACCGCCCACGTCGACGCCGCCATTCGGCCCGGCGCCCTGCGGGTGGTGGTGCCGCCCGCGCCGGAAGCTGTCCCGGAACGCCCGGTGAAGGAATAA
- a CDS encoding App1 family protein — MSIRNKFLTWLRLTRQPALRLYRGFGSPTRVVLEGHALQQSPLPRTRYGTQLWANAWGLVRLFAVRPWADVPVQVRLAGQTAGARTDADGFFRVELELPAPLPPGWHPAEADLLDAATGQALAQATAEALVPYETPYSFISDIDDTLLVSHSATRWQRLWVLLSRNARTRAAFADVAAHYQWLAQAQAPGPAQPNAFFYVSSSEWNLYNFIAEFIDFQHLPKGVLQLSQLKRLWQLLQSGQNKHLTKLDRIVRILDACPGQQFGLLGDDSQQDPGIYAAVAQRYPGRIRVVYLRQVHPRGRPAAEAALAQLQAAGVATCYFEHSRDALLHSQQLGL; from the coding sequence ATGAGCATTCGCAACAAATTCCTAACCTGGCTACGCCTCACCCGCCAGCCTGCGCTCCGGCTCTACCGGGGCTTCGGCAGCCCCACCCGGGTGGTGCTCGAAGGCCACGCCCTGCAGCAAAGCCCGCTGCCGCGCACCCGCTACGGCACCCAGCTCTGGGCCAATGCCTGGGGGCTGGTGCGCTTGTTTGCGGTGCGCCCCTGGGCCGACGTGCCCGTGCAAGTACGCCTGGCCGGCCAAACGGCCGGGGCCCGCACCGACGCCGACGGCTTCTTTCGCGTCGAGCTGGAACTGCCCGCCCCGCTGCCCCCGGGCTGGCACCCCGCCGAAGCCGACCTCCTCGACGCCGCCACCGGCCAGGCGCTGGCCCAGGCCACGGCCGAGGCGTTGGTGCCCTACGAAACGCCGTACTCCTTCATTTCCGACATCGACGACACCTTGCTGGTGTCGCATTCGGCCACCCGCTGGCAGCGGCTGTGGGTGCTGCTGAGCCGCAACGCCCGCACCCGCGCCGCCTTTGCCGACGTGGCGGCCCACTACCAGTGGCTGGCCCAGGCCCAGGCGCCCGGCCCCGCGCAGCCCAACGCCTTTTTCTACGTGTCGAGCAGCGAGTGGAACCTCTACAACTTCATCGCCGAGTTCATCGATTTTCAGCACCTGCCCAAAGGCGTGCTGCAGCTCAGCCAGCTCAAGCGGCTGTGGCAGCTGCTGCAATCGGGCCAGAACAAGCACCTCACCAAGCTCGACCGCATCGTGCGCATCCTCGATGCCTGCCCGGGCCAGCAGTTCGGCCTGCTCGGCGACGACTCGCAGCAGGACCCTGGCATCTACGCGGCGGTGGCCCAGCGCTACCCCGGCCGCATCCGGGTGGTGTACCTGCGGCAGGTGCACCCCCGGGGCCGCCCCGCCGCCGAAGCTGCCCTGGCGCAGCTGCAAGCCGCCGGTGTGGCCACCTGCTACTTCGAGCACAGCCGCGACGCGCTGCTACACTCGCAGCAGCTGGGGCTGTAG